One genomic window of Ottowia oryzae includes the following:
- a CDS encoding DUF4126 domain-containing protein encodes MSDWLQSVVQWLHGIGIHPTTDAAVAVGSAVGQAGAAVGGAVAPVVAKMDMPSLLALAAALGWASGFRLYAVVFLVGAMGYVGWIPLPEGLKLLTHPAVLAASGFMLLVEFFADKIPWVDSVWDTVNSVIRILGGALLAAGVFGADSGTMGLVAGLLGGSLAATSFATKATTRAAINTSPEPFSNWLASFFEDGLAVAVVWLATQYPVTFGVVLAVMLLVSVLLLVVLYKFLRAVVRKMRAFFASGAVAPAQSEAACR; translated from the coding sequence ATGAGCGACTGGTTGCAAAGCGTGGTGCAGTGGCTGCACGGCATCGGCATTCACCCCACGACCGATGCGGCTGTTGCGGTAGGCAGCGCCGTGGGCCAGGCGGGCGCGGCCGTGGGCGGCGCGGTGGCGCCGGTCGTTGCCAAGATGGACATGCCCAGCCTGCTGGCGCTGGCCGCCGCGCTGGGCTGGGCCAGCGGCTTTCGCCTCTACGCCGTGGTTTTTCTGGTGGGCGCCATGGGCTACGTGGGCTGGATTCCGCTGCCCGAGGGCCTCAAGCTGCTGACGCACCCGGCCGTGCTGGCGGCCAGCGGCTTCATGCTGCTGGTGGAGTTTTTTGCCGACAAGATCCCGTGGGTGGACAGCGTGTGGGACACCGTCAACAGCGTCATCCGCATCCTGGGCGGCGCCCTGCTGGCCGCCGGTGTGTTTGGCGCCGACAGCGGCACCATGGGCCTGGTGGCAGGCCTGCTGGGCGGCTCGCTGGCGGCCACCTCGTTTGCCACCAAGGCCACCACGCGCGCGGCCATCAATACATCGCCCGAGCCGTTTTCCAACTGGCTGGCCTCGTTCTTTGAAGACGGGCTGGCCGTCGCCGTGGTCTGGCTGGCCACGCAGTACCCGGTGACGTTTGGCGTGGTGCTGGCGGTGATGTTGCTGGTGTCGGTGCTGTTGCTGGTGGTGCTCTACAAGTTTTTGAGAGCAGTGGTTCGCAAGATGCGGGCGTTTTTTGCGAGCGGTGCGGTGGCGCCTGCGCAGTCGGAGGCTGCTTGTCGATGA
- a CDS encoding acetyl/propionyl/methylcrotonyl-CoA carboxylase subunit alpha yields the protein MFQKILIANRGEIACRVAATARRLGVRTVAVYSDADAHAKHVMACDEAVHVGGSAPKDSYLQWQRIIDAAKATGAQAIHPGYGFLSENEDFAKACADNGLVFIGPPASAIKDMGLKAESKRLMESAKVPLVPGYHGADQTPELLHKEADRIGYPVLIKASAGGGGKGMRAVEKSADFMAALESCKREAINSFGDDAVLIEKYVQRPRHIEIQVFGDTHGNYVYLFERDCSVQRRHQKVLEEAPAPGMPESIRAAMGEAAVNAARAVNYVGAGTVEFIVEQPGGYDRPDQMKFYFMEMNTRLQVEHPVTEAITGQDLVEWQLRVASGEPLPLEQDDLLLEGHAIEARICAENPDNNFLPATGTLHVYRKPPHSAFEIDTVRVDDGVREGDAISPFYDSMIAKLIVWGETRDQALAKLDEALAATHIAGLQTNVQFLRHVLATPSFSQAKLDTALIQRESERLFDQDRLGVQMTVAAAVARAVLAERAAETHDPFSRRDGFRSHGVATRRMDFDYMGQPVVAKLRYLDDGLQLQVGEHDAAPLGLTALANGAIDVRFGGDRQVVQVYPLGEVAHVFGTRGAAPITAVDVLQHAGETGAEGGRLTAPMPGKVVSFAVKAGDKVSKGQPLAVMEAMKMEHTIAAPADGVVQELLYAPGDQVMDGDELLRLANPAA from the coding sequence ATGTTCCAAAAAATCCTCATCGCCAACCGCGGCGAAATCGCCTGCCGCGTGGCGGCCACCGCACGCCGCCTGGGTGTGCGCACCGTGGCCGTGTATTCCGATGCTGACGCGCACGCCAAGCACGTGATGGCCTGCGACGAAGCGGTGCACGTCGGCGGCAGCGCGCCCAAGGACAGCTACCTGCAGTGGCAGCGCATCATCGACGCGGCCAAGGCCACCGGCGCGCAGGCCATCCACCCTGGCTACGGTTTTTTGAGCGAGAACGAAGACTTCGCCAAAGCCTGCGCCGACAACGGCCTGGTCTTCATCGGCCCACCCGCCAGCGCCATCAAGGATATGGGGCTGAAGGCCGAATCCAAGCGGCTGATGGAATCGGCCAAGGTGCCGCTGGTGCCCGGCTACCACGGCGCTGACCAGACACCCGAGTTGCTGCACAAAGAGGCCGACCGCATCGGCTACCCGGTGCTGATCAAGGCCAGCGCGGGCGGTGGCGGCAAGGGCATGCGCGCGGTGGAAAAAAGCGCAGACTTCATGGCCGCGCTGGAATCGTGCAAGCGCGAGGCGATCAACAGCTTTGGCGACGACGCGGTGCTGATCGAAAAGTACGTGCAGCGCCCGCGCCACATCGAGATCCAGGTGTTTGGCGACACGCACGGCAACTACGTGTACCTGTTTGAGCGCGATTGCTCGGTGCAGCGCCGCCACCAGAAGGTGCTGGAAGAGGCGCCCGCGCCCGGCATGCCCGAAAGCATTCGCGCCGCCATGGGCGAGGCGGCCGTGAACGCCGCGCGCGCCGTGAACTACGTGGGCGCCGGCACGGTGGAATTCATCGTCGAGCAGCCGGGCGGCTACGACCGGCCCGACCAGATGAAGTTCTACTTCATGGAGATGAACACGCGCCTGCAGGTGGAACACCCGGTGACCGAGGCCATCACCGGCCAGGATCTGGTGGAGTGGCAGCTGCGCGTGGCCAGTGGCGAGCCACTGCCGCTGGAGCAGGACGACCTGCTGCTGGAAGGCCACGCCATCGAGGCGCGCATCTGTGCCGAAAACCCCGACAACAACTTCCTGCCCGCCACCGGCACGCTGCACGTGTACCGTAAGCCGCCGCACAGCGCGTTTGAGATCGACACCGTGCGCGTGGACGATGGCGTGCGCGAGGGCGACGCCATCAGCCCGTTCTACGACAGCATGATCGCCAAGCTGATCGTGTGGGGCGAAACGCGCGATCAAGCGCTGGCCAAGCTGGACGAGGCGCTGGCCGCCACCCATATTGCGGGCCTGCAGACCAACGTGCAGTTTTTGCGCCACGTGCTGGCCACGCCGTCGTTCAGCCAGGCCAAGCTGGATACGGCGCTGATCCAGCGCGAAAGCGAACGCCTGTTCGACCAGGACCGCCTGGGTGTGCAGATGACGGTGGCCGCTGCCGTGGCGCGCGCCGTGCTGGCCGAGCGCGCCGCCGAAACGCACGACCCGTTCAGCCGCCGCGACGGTTTCCGCTCGCACGGCGTGGCCACGCGCCGCATGGATTTCGACTACATGGGCCAGCCCGTGGTGGCCAAGCTGCGCTACCTGGATGATGGCCTGCAGCTGCAAGTGGGCGAGCACGACGCGGCACCGCTGGGCTTGACCGCGTTGGCCAACGGCGCCATCGACGTGCGCTTTGGCGGCGACCGCCAGGTGGTGCAGGTGTACCCGCTGGGCGAAGTGGCGCACGTGTTCGGCACGCGCGGCGCGGCGCCCATCACCGCGGTGGACGTGCTGCAGCACGCCGGAGAAACGGGCGCCGAGGGCGGCCGCCTGACGGCCCCGATGCCCGGCAAGGTGGTCAGCTTTGCGGTGAAGGCGGGCGACAAGGTCAGCAAAGGCCAGCCGCTGGCGGTGATGGAGGCCATGAAGATGGAGCACACCATCGCCGCGCCCGCCGATGGCGTGGTGCAAGAGCTGCTGTACGCCCCCGGCGACCAGGTGATGGACGGCGACGAACTGCTGCGCCTGGCCAACCCGGCGGCGTAA
- a CDS encoding bifunctional serine/threonine-protein kinase/universal stress protein, whose amino-acid sequence MSPQPPQATPGMVLDEFQLGQRLHRGGMADIYEVTYADGRAAPFPMVMKVPRMAAGDGAETIVGFEVEHQILQALSGPHVPRLVAVGDLATTPYVVMEHVPGPTLDHWLNRVTQQRQKLPVETLAALGAAVATAAHALHQQNAVHLDLKPANVVVRGPSDDAAITAAARDPSAALHAVLLDFGLSWHAQLPDLLAEELRPAIGSPAYMSPEQVVGVRGDPRSDVFAIGVLLYELATGELPFGAPTTAGGLRQRLWMEPVPPRRRRPDLPPWLQDVVLRCLAPRAADRYPSAAHLAFDLAHPEQVQVTERGERLRGSGMVAQLQRWLRAAGEQYHPSPLPARVVAEVPIVMVAVPHHDVTDATLQSLREAVARSMGIRPGARLAVATVVSPMAASTTEAPRSETALQRQMLAMLKRWAKPLPLEGHQVSYHALEDSDPAAAIVRYASTNNVSMIVMGAATHGLQLQRFIATVPMKVAMHAPCTVILVKQTPLGGGPSASAG is encoded by the coding sequence ATGAGCCCGCAACCGCCCCAGGCAACCCCCGGCATGGTGCTGGACGAATTCCAGCTGGGCCAGCGCCTGCACCGCGGCGGCATGGCCGACATCTACGAAGTGACCTACGCCGACGGCCGCGCCGCGCCTTTCCCGATGGTGATGAAGGTGCCGCGCATGGCGGCAGGCGATGGCGCCGAGACCATCGTCGGCTTCGAGGTGGAGCACCAGATATTGCAAGCGCTCAGCGGCCCCCACGTGCCGCGCCTGGTCGCCGTGGGTGATCTGGCCACCACGCCCTATGTGGTGATGGAGCACGTGCCCGGCCCCACGCTGGACCACTGGCTGAACCGCGTCACCCAGCAGCGCCAGAAGCTGCCCGTTGAGACGCTGGCCGCCCTGGGCGCCGCCGTCGCCACCGCCGCGCACGCCTTGCACCAGCAGAACGCCGTGCACCTGGATCTGAAGCCCGCCAACGTGGTCGTGCGTGGCCCGTCGGACGACGCGGCCATCACCGCCGCTGCGCGCGACCCCTCGGCCGCCCTGCACGCCGTGCTGCTGGACTTCGGCCTGTCCTGGCACGCCCAGTTGCCGGATCTGCTGGCCGAAGAGCTGCGCCCGGCCATCGGTTCGCCCGCGTACATGTCGCCCGAGCAGGTGGTGGGCGTGCGGGGCGACCCGCGCAGCGACGTCTTCGCCATCGGCGTGCTGCTGTACGAACTGGCCACCGGCGAACTGCCCTTTGGCGCGCCCACGACGGCCGGCGGTCTGCGCCAGCGCCTGTGGATGGAGCCCGTGCCGCCGCGCCGGCGCCGCCCCGACTTGCCGCCGTGGCTGCAGGATGTGGTGCTGCGCTGCCTGGCGCCGCGGGCGGCCGACCGCTACCCCTCCGCCGCGCACCTGGCCTTCGATCTGGCGCACCCCGAGCAGGTGCAAGTGACCGAGCGCGGCGAGCGCCTGCGCGGCTCGGGCATGGTCGCCCAGCTCCAGCGCTGGCTGCGCGCCGCGGGCGAGCAATACCACCCCAGCCCCCTGCCCGCCCGCGTGGTGGCCGAAGTGCCCATCGTCATGGTGGCCGTGCCGCACCACGACGTGACCGACGCCACGCTGCAGTCGCTGCGCGAGGCGGTGGCGCGGTCGATGGGCATCCGCCCCGGCGCACGGCTGGCGGTGGCCACCGTGGTGTCGCCCATGGCGGCCAGCACCACCGAGGCCCCCCGCAGCGAAACCGCACTGCAGCGCCAAATGCTGGCCATGCTCAAGCGCTGGGCGAAGCCGCTGCCGCTGGAAGGGCACCAAGTGTCGTACCACGCCCTGGAAGACAGCGACCCCGCCGCCGCCATCGTGCGTTACGCCAGCACGAACAACGTCAGCATGATCGTCATGGGCGCGGCCACGCATGGCCTGCAGTTGCAGCGCTTCATCGCCACCGTTCCGATGAAGGTGGCGATGCACGCGCCTTGCACGGTGATCCTGGTCAAGCAAACGCCGCTGGGCGGTGGGCCAAGCGCCTCGGCGGGCTGA
- a CDS encoding metallophosphoesterase family protein has protein sequence MKLALLSDIHANLHAFEACLAHAEAAGAQGYALLGDLVGYGAFPAQVAQRAMRLAEAGALMVKGNHDHYANVAIADATKMAHTGVAWTQEQLSAEERAFLAALPLTARTGRTLLVHASADAPSHWHYVTTPQTAALSLEGAATPPIGSEDVRYVFGGHVHRQTLYFRGGAGRLMPFEPTPGVAIPVPRHRHWLATVGAVGQPRDGRTDAMYALFDEAAQQLTFHRVPYDVQAAADAIRATPLPVFFADRLEVGR, from the coding sequence ATGAAGCTAGCCCTGCTGTCCGACATCCACGCCAACCTGCACGCCTTCGAGGCTTGCCTGGCGCACGCCGAGGCGGCCGGCGCCCAGGGCTACGCCCTGCTGGGCGACCTGGTGGGCTACGGCGCCTTTCCGGCGCAGGTGGCGCAGCGCGCGATGCGCCTGGCCGAGGCGGGCGCGCTGATGGTCAAGGGCAACCACGACCACTATGCCAACGTCGCCATCGCCGATGCCACGAAGATGGCCCACACCGGCGTGGCGTGGACGCAAGAGCAGCTGAGTGCCGAAGAGCGCGCCTTTCTGGCCGCCCTGCCGCTGACCGCCCGCACCGGCCGCACGCTGCTGGTGCACGCCAGCGCCGACGCCCCATCCCATTGGCACTACGTCACCACGCCGCAGACCGCCGCGCTCAGCCTGGAAGGCGCGGCCACGCCGCCCATCGGCAGCGAGGACGTGCGCTACGTTTTTGGCGGCCACGTGCACCGGCAGACCCTGTACTTTCGCGGCGGCGCGGGCAGGCTGATGCCGTTCGAGCCCACGCCCGGCGTGGCGATACCCGTACCGCGCCATCGCCACTGGCTGGCCACCGTGGGCGCCGTGGGGCAGCCGCGCGATGGCCGTACCGACGCCATGTACGCGCTGTTTGACGAAGCCGCCCAGCAGCTCACCTTTCACCGCGTGCCCTACGACGTGCAGGCCGCCGCCGACGCCATCCGCGCCACGCCACTGCCGGTCTTCTTTGCCGACCGGCTTGAGGTGGGCCGATGA
- a CDS encoding hydroxymethylglutaryl-CoA lyase: protein MTLPTRVKIVDVGPRDGLQNEKQPVPAAVKIELVQRLQSAGLTEIEVTSYVSPKWVPQMADNHEVMSGIQRQPGVRYSVLTPNMKGFEAALADRPDEIVVFGAASEAFSQKNINCSIAESIERFAPVVEAARAKGIYVRGAMSCAVGCPYEGEIAPERVAYLAGLMKGIGVQHVGVADTIGVGTPRKVQAAIEAALQHYELNDVSGHFHDTYGQALANTLAALELGVWQYDTSVAGLGGCPYAKGATGNVATEDVVYMLQGMGIDTGIDLNKLVDAGAYISAQLGRKSGSRVATALLAKCAG from the coding sequence ATGACCCTGCCCACCCGAGTCAAGATTGTCGATGTCGGCCCGCGCGACGGCTTGCAAAATGAGAAGCAACCCGTGCCCGCCGCCGTCAAGATCGAGCTGGTGCAGCGCCTGCAATCGGCAGGGCTGACCGAGATCGAGGTCACCAGCTACGTCAGCCCTAAATGGGTGCCGCAGATGGCCGACAACCACGAGGTGATGAGCGGCATCCAACGCCAGCCGGGCGTGCGCTACAGCGTGCTCACGCCGAACATGAAGGGCTTCGAGGCGGCGCTGGCCGACCGGCCGGACGAGATCGTGGTGTTCGGCGCGGCCAGCGAGGCGTTCAGCCAGAAGAACATCAACTGCTCTATCGCCGAAAGCATTGAGCGTTTCGCCCCCGTGGTCGAGGCTGCCCGCGCCAAGGGCATCTACGTGCGCGGCGCGATGAGCTGTGCCGTGGGCTGTCCCTACGAAGGCGAGATCGCGCCCGAGCGCGTGGCCTACTTGGCCGGCCTGATGAAAGGCATTGGCGTGCAGCACGTGGGCGTGGCCGACACGATTGGCGTGGGCACGCCGCGCAAGGTGCAGGCCGCCATCGAGGCCGCTTTGCAGCACTACGAATTGAACGACGTGTCCGGCCACTTCCACGACACCTATGGGCAGGCGCTGGCCAACACGCTGGCCGCGCTGGAGCTGGGCGTGTGGCAGTACGACACGTCCGTGGCGGGCCTGGGCGGCTGTCCCTACGCCAAGGGCGCCACGGGCAACGTCGCCACCGAAGACGTGGTCTACATGCTGCAGGGCATGGGCATCGATACCGGCATCGACCTGAACAAGCTGGTGGATGCCGGGGCCTACATCAGCGCCCAACTGGGTCGAAAGAGCGGCTCACGCGTGGCCACGGCCCTGCTGGCCAAGTGCGCGGGCTGA
- the rhtB gene encoding homoserine/homoserine lactone efflux protein, which yields MSWHVWLAYFAAAWLIALSPGSGAVLSMSHGLSYGVRQTTATIVGLQLGLAFILVVAGAGVGALLVTSATAFTVVKVLGAAYLLWLGWRQWRTPLGLPGDDGGMPAAAPLSVRRRVALGLFTNATNPKGIVFMVAVLPQFIHPRQPLVPQLAILLVTTLAVDFVVMHGYAALASRLRGWLKSARARRTQNRVFGGVLMAMGASLLMVDRVARST from the coding sequence ATGAGTTGGCATGTCTGGCTGGCGTATTTCGCCGCGGCTTGGCTGATTGCGCTGTCGCCCGGCTCGGGCGCCGTGCTGTCGATGAGCCACGGGCTGAGCTATGGCGTGCGCCAGACCACGGCCACCATCGTGGGTCTGCAACTGGGCCTGGCTTTCATCCTGGTCGTGGCGGGCGCCGGGGTGGGCGCGCTGCTGGTCACATCGGCCACCGCGTTCACCGTGGTCAAGGTGCTGGGCGCCGCCTACCTTCTGTGGCTGGGTTGGCGGCAGTGGCGCACACCGCTGGGTCTGCCCGGTGACGATGGCGGCATGCCTGCGGCGGCGCCGCTCAGCGTGCGGCGCCGCGTGGCGCTGGGCTTGTTCACCAACGCCACCAACCCGAAGGGCATCGTCTTCATGGTGGCGGTGCTGCCGCAGTTCATCCACCCGCGCCAGCCGCTGGTGCCGCAGCTGGCCATCCTGCTGGTCACCACGCTGGCGGTGGATTTCGTGGTGATGCACGGCTACGCGGCGCTGGCCTCGCGCCTGCGCGGCTGGCTGAAATCGGCCAGGGCGCGGCGCACGCAGAACCGCGTGTTCGGCGGCGTGCTGATGGCCATGGGCGCCAGCCTGTTGATGGTCGATCGCGTGGCGCGCAGCACTTGA
- a CDS encoding YbaK/EbsC family protein, with product MSDVTDSTLPEGVKRVRAALIAAGHPHAPVMLDDAARTAQQAADALGICVGQIAKSIIFRRKEDDVAVLVVTSGDRRVDEKRVAALVGKIGRADAEFVKARTGFSIGGVSPLAHVQAPVVLIDQDLFRFEEIWAAAGHPHAVFKLHPRDLPALTGGAPVADVVQAPVQA from the coding sequence ATGTCTGATGTGACCGATTCCACTTTGCCAGAGGGCGTCAAGCGCGTGCGCGCCGCCCTGATCGCCGCCGGCCACCCCCACGCGCCCGTGATGCTGGACGACGCCGCGCGCACCGCGCAGCAGGCGGCCGACGCGCTGGGCATCTGCGTGGGGCAGATCGCCAAGAGCATCATCTTTCGCCGCAAAGAGGACGACGTGGCGGTGCTCGTTGTCACCAGCGGCGACCGCCGGGTGGACGAAAAGCGCGTGGCCGCGCTGGTCGGAAAGATCGGCCGGGCCGATGCCGAATTCGTCAAGGCGCGCACCGGTTTTTCTATTGGGGGCGTGTCGCCGCTGGCGCACGTGCAGGCGCCGGTGGTGCTGATCGACCAAGACCTGTTTCGCTTCGAAGAAATCTGGGCCGCTGCGGGCCACCCGCACGCGGTGTTCAAGCTGCACCCGCGCGACTTGCCCGCGCTGACGGGCGGCGCGCCCGTGGCCGACGTCGTGCAGGCGCCCGTGCAGGCCTGA
- a CDS encoding DUF1289 domain-containing protein yields the protein MASADDAVRPERPAVTQVAFDPDRDAGPVPSPCVNVCELDAARQGCIGCFRLLGEISGWRAMSDDDKRAIWRQVLVRRKQATPQEERP from the coding sequence ATGGCCAGCGCAGACGATGCCGTGCGGCCCGAGCGCCCCGCCGTCACCCAAGTGGCGTTTGACCCCGACCGCGACGCCGGCCCGGTGCCTTCGCCCTGCGTGAACGTGTGCGAGCTGGACGCGGCGCGCCAGGGCTGCATCGGCTGCTTTCGCCTGCTGGGCGAAATCTCCGGCTGGCGCGCGATGAGCGACGACGACAAGCGCGCCATCTGGCGCCAGGTTTTGGTGCGGCGAAAGCAAGCCACGCCCCAGGAAGAACGCCCATGA
- a CDS encoding 2-hydroxychromene-2-carboxylate isomerase, translated as MKRIDCTIDFVSPYAYLAFEELPRALQGLSYEVRYQPVLFAALLNAHGQRGPAEIAPKRDWIYRHALWQAEVLGIPMQMPAAHPFNPLALLRLAWACARQGSPNRYVCETVFRHVWRAEGAAADDADRLAQLTAQLAPARDPASAEVKLALKQATDAAQAAGVFGVPTFAVDGRLFWGLDALPMLRAHLEGDARVDAVWQRAASVAQGVHRPIQAASDASGPVG; from the coding sequence ATGAAACGCATTGACTGCACCATCGACTTCGTTTCGCCCTACGCCTACCTGGCGTTTGAAGAGCTGCCCCGCGCGCTGCAGGGGCTGAGCTATGAGGTGCGCTACCAGCCCGTCCTGTTCGCCGCGCTGCTGAACGCGCACGGCCAGCGTGGCCCGGCCGAAATCGCGCCCAAGCGCGACTGGATTTATCGCCACGCGCTGTGGCAGGCCGAGGTGCTGGGTATTCCCATGCAGATGCCCGCCGCGCACCCGTTCAACCCGCTGGCGCTGCTGCGGCTGGCGTGGGCGTGCGCGCGCCAGGGCAGCCCCAACCGCTATGTCTGCGAAACCGTGTTCCGCCACGTCTGGCGCGCCGAAGGCGCGGCGGCCGACGACGCCGACCGCCTGGCGCAACTCACCGCGCAACTGGCCCCCGCGCGCGATCCGGCCAGCGCCGAAGTCAAGCTGGCCCTGAAGCAAGCCACCGATGCGGCGCAGGCCGCCGGCGTGTTTGGCGTGCCGACCTTCGCCGTGGACGGGCGCCTGTTCTGGGGGCTGGACGCGCTGCCCATGCTGCGCGCCCACCTGGAGGGCGACGCGCGCGTCGATGCGGTTTGGCAACGCGCCGCAAGCGTGGCGCAAGGCGTGCACCGCCCAATACAGGCTGCGTCAGATGCCTCCGGCCCAGTGGGCTGA
- a CDS encoding DUF294 nucleotidyltransferase-like domain-containing protein: protein MPNAFNFTASPFDCLTQDEQRTVRDAVDVAYFAEGATLLEPGDAPSHLFVLIKGVVAQLDDGQTVATYGPDECFDGRALVAGRASHRFVALEEVVAYELQREAVMALIAANATFGALLFADIGAKLSALAERHSQHQLHSLTLSRVDEAFLRPPLIVNASTSVLEVVRLFQSERATSVLVRDTHSQPARTGIFTTNALQRAVLDGRPLHSLPVGEMSNFALVTMQAGDQLGDAMALMLKKRIHRVVVLEGTRIVGVLEALDLFSFLSNHSHMITVRIEQASDLPGLAEAAAQITRLIGLLHRGGTRVALIAQLVQQLNARLFERAWQMIAPPALQAASCLVVMGSEGRGEQLLKTDQDNALILRDGYAPPADLGALCDRFSDALASFGYPPCPGQIMLSNPAWRGSVSEFSRRAREWLLEPSDEHLMRLAIFMDAHTVAGDAALLDQVRASVAQVAHDNDALLARFAAAVDAFGHGSSWWGRLLGRGDAERLLDLKKEGIFPIVHGARSLAFAQGVAATSTADRVAALVQQGVLDATAGDELVQSLHLLMGLKLKAGLTELDAGKPVSGAVDMARLTTLERDLLKDALAAVKRFKAVLRQRFRLDTL, encoded by the coding sequence ATGCCCAATGCCTTCAACTTCACGGCTTCGCCCTTCGACTGCCTGACGCAGGACGAGCAGCGCACGGTGCGCGACGCCGTCGACGTCGCCTACTTTGCCGAAGGCGCCACGCTGCTGGAGCCCGGCGACGCGCCCAGCCACCTGTTCGTGCTCATCAAGGGCGTGGTGGCCCAGCTCGACGACGGGCAGACGGTGGCCACCTACGGGCCGGACGAATGCTTTGACGGCCGCGCCCTGGTGGCCGGGCGCGCCAGTCACCGCTTCGTGGCGCTGGAAGAGGTCGTCGCCTATGAGTTGCAGCGCGAGGCGGTGATGGCGCTGATCGCCGCCAACGCCACGTTTGGCGCCCTGCTGTTCGCCGACATCGGCGCCAAGCTCAGCGCGCTGGCCGAGCGGCACAGCCAGCATCAGCTGCATTCGCTGACCCTGTCGCGCGTGGACGAGGCTTTCCTGCGCCCGCCGCTGATCGTGAACGCCAGCACGTCCGTTCTGGAGGTGGTGCGCTTGTTCCAGTCCGAGCGCGCCACCTCGGTGCTGGTGCGCGACACGCACAGCCAGCCCGCGCGCACCGGCATCTTCACCACCAACGCGCTGCAGCGCGCCGTGCTGGACGGGCGCCCGCTGCACAGCCTGCCCGTGGGCGAGATGAGCAACTTCGCGCTGGTCACCATGCAGGCGGGCGACCAGCTGGGCGACGCCATGGCGTTGATGCTGAAAAAGCGCATCCACCGCGTGGTGGTGCTGGAGGGCACGCGCATCGTCGGTGTGCTGGAAGCGCTGGACCTGTTCAGCTTTCTGTCGAACCACTCGCACATGATCACCGTGCGCATCGAACAGGCCAGCGACCTGCCTGGCCTGGCAGAAGCGGCCGCGCAGATCACTCGGCTGATCGGGCTGCTGCACCGCGGCGGCACGCGCGTGGCGCTGATCGCGCAGCTGGTCCAGCAGCTCAACGCCCGCCTGTTCGAGCGGGCGTGGCAGATGATCGCCCCGCCCGCCCTGCAGGCCGCCAGCTGCCTGGTGGTGATGGGCAGCGAGGGGCGGGGCGAACAGCTGCTCAAGACCGACCAGGACAACGCGCTGATCCTGCGCGACGGCTACGCGCCGCCGGCCGACCTGGGCGCGCTGTGCGACCGCTTTTCCGACGCGCTGGCCAGCTTTGGCTACCCGCCGTGCCCGGGGCAGATCATGCTGAGCAACCCCGCTTGGCGCGGCAGCGTCAGCGAATTCAGCCGCCGCGCGCGCGAATGGCTGCTGGAGCCCAGCGACGAGCACCTGATGCGCCTGGCCATCTTCATGGACGCGCACACAGTGGCCGGCGACGCCGCCTTGCTGGACCAGGTGCGCGCCAGCGTGGCCCAGGTGGCCCACGACAACGACGCGCTGCTGGCCCGCTTTGCCGCCGCCGTCGATGCGTTTGGCCACGGCAGCAGCTGGTGGGGCCGCCTGCTGGGCCGCGGCGACGCCGAGCGCCTGCTGGATCTGAAAAAGGAAGGCATCTTCCCCATCGTGCACGGCGCGCGCAGCCTGGCCTTTGCGCAAGGCGTGGCCGCCACCAGCACCGCCGACCGCGTTGCCGCACTGGTGCAGCAAGGCGTGCTGGACGCCACGGCGGGCGACGAGCTGGTGCAAAGCCTGCACCTGTTGATGGGGCTGAAGCTGAAGGCCGGCCTGACCGAGCTGGACGCGGGCAAGCCCGTCAGCGGCGCGGTAGACATGGCGCGCCTGACCACGCTGGAGCGCGACCTGCTCAAGGACGCGCTGGCCGCCGTCAAGCGCTTCAAGGCGGTGCTGCGCCAGCGCTTTCGGCTGGACACCCTGTGA
- a CDS encoding 3'-5' exonuclease, whose protein sequence is MHGLHDRWQGWRRRWQLARLRAPEFAFMFAPPPPNEWVALDCETTGLNVRSDEIIAIGAVRIAGQRVMTSERLELLVRPRGGVSPDSVRVHRLRARDVADGLPVQDAVKRLMHFIGSRPLVGYYLEFDVAMLNRVVRPLLGVGLPQPCIEVSAMYHDHKFRQLPPSHQQGNVDIDLRFATLMADLALPTREAHDALNDAVMAALAFIKLQRLRAG, encoded by the coding sequence ATGCACGGCCTGCACGATCGCTGGCAGGGCTGGCGCCGGCGCTGGCAGCTGGCGCGGCTGCGCGCGCCCGAATTCGCCTTCATGTTCGCCCCGCCGCCGCCCAACGAATGGGTGGCGCTGGACTGCGAGACCACCGGCCTGAACGTGCGCAGCGACGAGATCATCGCCATCGGCGCGGTGCGCATCGCAGGCCAGCGCGTGATGACCAGTGAGCGGCTGGAGCTGCTGGTGCGCCCCCGCGGCGGCGTGTCGCCCGACAGCGTGCGCGTGCACCGGCTGCGCGCCCGCGACGTGGCCGACGGCCTGCCCGTGCAAGATGCGGTCAAGCGGCTGATGCACTTCATCGGTAGCCGGCCGCTGGTGGGCTACTACCTGGAATTCGACGTGGCCATGCTCAACCGGGTGGTGCGGCCGCTGCTGGGGGTGGGCTTGCCGCAGCCCTGCATCGAGGTGTCGGCGATGTACCACGACCACAAGTTCCGCCAGCTGCCGCCCTCGCACCAGCAGGGCAATGTGGACATTGACCTGCGCTTTGCCACGCTGATGGCCGACCTGGCCTTGCCCACGCGCGAAGCGCATGACGCGCTGAACGACGCGGTGATGGCGGCCCTGGCCTTCATCAAGCTGCAGCGCCTGCGGGCAGGGTGA